A single genomic interval of Lathyrus oleraceus cultivar Zhongwan6 chromosome 7, CAAS_Psat_ZW6_1.0, whole genome shotgun sequence harbors:
- the LOC127106252 gene encoding protein MAIN-LIKE 2-like → MDPMIQPYVELAGFGHLSKIMSWSIDNKFILALCERWRPETHTFWFPTGECTVTLEDVYMLLGLRIEGKAVNGKTNFPNSICMELLNVDLLDDNARGQGILLSRLKSYYNSFYLDEHSTEDARIIKTRCYIMLLLGSFLFPEGSGSSMHIMYLPLLRHIDRIGSYSWGSACLAYLYSSLCKNCHKDTSTFSRCAVLLQAWGWSRLPSLAPVNSNPFTFPYAKKWSARGMNYSRCPRHCITQYRNLLDHLRPADFIWRPYLNMDHEHQINPEDAAVWTTCTPIIRFTTVELHNTDRVKLQFGMVQNIPDPPASLGEWHMRKVNDQWNYNPWQQFARSECRKWKHRHDHVLTDAVMPNEVKPSRTYMA, encoded by the exons atggacccgatgattcaaccttatgttgaactcgccggttttggtcaccttagcaaaattatgtcttggtctatagataacaaattcattctagccttatgcgaaagatggaggccagagacacacacattttggtttccaaccggtgagtgtaccgtgacgttagaagacgtctacatgcttttaggactacgaattgaaggcaaagctgttaatggtaagaccaactttccaaattcaatttgcatggagcttttaaacgttgatttgttagatgataatgctaggggacaaggtatactactatcacgcctaaagtcatattataatagtttttatttagatgagcattctaccgaagatgctcgaatcatcaaaactaggtgttacattatgttgttactaggatcctttttatttcccgaaggtagtggttctagcatgcatattatgtacttacctttacttagacatatagatagaataggtagttatagttggggatccgcatgtctagcctatctgtatagttctttgtgcaaaaactgccacaaagatacttctacattttctagatgtgctgttttgctacaagcatggggatggtcaagactaccgtctctagcaccggtcaatagcaaccccttcacttttccatatgcaaaaaa atggtcggcacgcggtatgaattacagtagatgtccgagacactgtattactcaatatcgcaaccttttggatcaccttcgaccggcagac ttcatttggcgtccataccttaatatggatcatgagcatcagatcaaccctgaagacgcagccgtatggacaacatgcacaccaataatacggttcacaacagtggagctgcacaacaccgatcgtgtgaagctgcagtttggtatggtccagaatatcccagatcccccagctagcctaggagaatggcatatgcgtaaagtgaacgaccaatggaactacaacccttggcaacaattcgcaagatcagagtgtcgcaagtggaagcaccgtcatgaccatgtcttaactgacgcagtcatgccaaatgaggtaaaaccaagtcgtacttatatggcttag